In the Coriobacteriia bacterium genome, CGCCGTGAGTTCTGGCGCATCATCGCCGGGCTGCACCGCGCGGGCAAGACGGTGCTGGTGGCCACGCCGTACATGGACGAGGCCGAGCGCTGCACCGAGATCGCCTTCATGGACGGCGGCCGAATCCTTCAGCAGGGCACACCCGCCGAGATCAAGGCGCTTGTACCGGGTACACTCTTCGAGGTCGCGGCTCCCGAGCCTCGTGCGGCATTGGCTGCGGTCGCAGGCGAGCCGCACGTTGCCTCGGCGCACCTCTACGGCGAGGTTGTCCGTGTGCTGTGGGCCGGTGGCACCGAGGGCGCCGAGGAACTCCGCGGCACGCTGCGTGCTGCGGACGTGACCGTCACCGGCGTGCAGCCGGTGCGTGTCGACATGGAAGCCGCGTTCGCGTTCCTTGCCGAGGAGGCTGACGCGCGATGAAGTCCGCTGCCGTTCGCATCGGCGCGATCGCACGCAAGGAGTTCAAGCATCTCATTCGCGATCCGCGCATTCTGGCGGCCGTGCTCATCGTCCCAATCGTGCAGCTGCTGCTGTTCGCCTACGCCATCAGCTTCGACGTGAAGAACGTCCCGACGGTGGTACTCGATCAGGACAAGACGCCGGCGAGCCGACAATACGTGCAGGCCTACCAGTCCTCCGAGTTCTTCAACGTGCTGGGTGAAGTCGCAGACCTCTCCGCGGTCGACCGGCAGTTCGACCGCAATCTGGCTCGCATCGCCGTGGTCATCCCCTCCGGGTTCGAGCGCGCGCTCGCCTCGGGTGAGAAGGCGCAGGTCGCCGTGCTCATCGATGGCAGCGAGCCCAATTCGGCGCAGATCGGGCAGGCCTACACGGTCGCTCTCAACCGGGTTTACGGCCAGAAGATGCTCTTCGCTTGGGCTGACAGACAGGGCCTCGACGTGACGCAGTTCGGGCAGCTGCAAGCCCAGGTGCGAACCTGGTACAACCCCGAAAAGCGCTCGTCGGACTTCCTGATTCCTGGGCTCATGGTGGTCATCATCATGATCGTGACCGTGCAGCAGACGGCAGTCACGCTCGTACGCGAGCGGGACCAGGGCACGCAGGAACAGCTGGCGGTCAGCCCGCTTCGCCGAGTCGAACTGATGGTCGGCAAACTTCTGCCATGGACAGTGCTTGCGTTCCTCGATATGGGAGCGATCACTGCCGTCGGGATCGGTGTGTTCGGCGTTCCTCTGCGCGGAAGTGTGGCCTTCCTCTCCGTTTCCGCGATCGTATTCGTGGCCGCAGCCCTAGGCATGGGACTGATCATCTCCGCACTCGCCCCGTCGCTTGAGACCGCCAACATCACAGCACTGCTCATCTCCTTCCTGCCGGCGTTCATGCTGTCGGGCTTCGCCTTCCCGCTCGAATCGATACCGCGCGTACTCCAGTGGGTGAGCTACGCCTTTCCGGGCCGCTACATGATCGCGATTTCACGCGGCGTCTTCCTGAAAGGTGCCGGCTTCGCCGAGCTCTGGCCGCAGTTGCTCTACCTCTCGATCTTCGCGATCGTGGTCACCACAATCGCATCCGTCCTCTACGGGAGGCGGTCGCAGTGAGCCTGAAGCGCATTCGCCTTCTCATCTGGAAAGAGTTCGTTCAGCTTCGCCGAGACCCCCTGCTGCTGAGGCTTCTTCTCCTGATGCCGGTCGCCCAGCTCATCTTTTTCGGCTATGTGGTCGCCGCCGACGTGCGCAATCTCCCCACGGCCGTCGTCGATCTGGATCACAGCTCAGTATCGCGCCAACTTGAGTCCTCCTTCTCCAGTTCCGGCTACTTCGTCATCAAGGCCCACCCGGCCGCCGAAGGCGACCTCCAACCACTGCTCGACCGGGGCGACATCGCGGTTGCGCTGGTCATCCCGGAAGGCACGCAAGCGCGGATCGACCGGGGCGAGACGGCGTCCATCGGCATCATCGTCGATGGGTCTGACAGCAAGACGGCGTCGGTGGGCAGCAGCTACGCGGCGCAGATCGTGGCGGCGTTCAACCAGGAGCGCATCGCCGCCCAAGGCATCACCCTCTCGGCACCGGGAATCGACGCACGAGTCCGCGTGGTGTTCAACCCGACGCTGCGCGCCGTCAACACGATGATCCCAGGACTCATCGCGGCGATCCTCATGATCTCGATGATGGCGATCATGTCGCAGGCGGTCGTGCGCGAGCGGGAGCGCGGCACGCTCGAGCAGATGTTCGTCACGCCGATCGGCCGCGGCGAGTACCTGATCGGCAAGGTCACGCCCTACATGATCATCGCCGTCGCACAGATGGCGCTCGTCGCACTCATCGGCCGTTACTGGTTCCGAGTACCTTTCAACGGCCAACTCGCAGTGGTGATCGTGGGACTCGGCCTGTTCATGCTCACGTCGGTCGGTCTCGGGTTGTTGGTGTCTTTGGTTTCGCGCACCCGTCAACAGGCTCAGCAGACGGTTATGTTCATCCTGATCCCCACAATGGTCCTCTCTGGCTTCATCTTCCCCATCGAGTCGATGCCGGCGGAAGTGGTACCCCTCACCTACCTGATCCCGCTCCGTTACGCGCTGACCGTGCTTCGCGGGGCGTTCGTCAAGGGCAGCGGCTTCGAGGCTCTTGCCGTGCCGCTGATCGCGATGACGGTATTCTCGGCCGTCATCTTCTGCGCAGCTATTGTGGCGACCCGCAAACGGCTGTCGGAATAGGAGCGGCAACGCACATGACCCCAGCGACGAACAACTTGCATGGCACGACACCGAATCCCGAAGCAGCCATCTCGGTCCGAGGCCTCACCAAGAGATTTGGCCGATTCACGGCGGTCGACGGCATCGATTTCGATGTAGCCCGCGGCGAGGTCTTCGGCTTCCTCGGCCCCAATGGCTGCGGCAAGACCACCACCATTCGTATGCTCACCGGCACGATCGCGCCGCAGTCCGGAAGCGCACTGGTCCTCGGCGACGACGTTATCGCGAAGCCAGAGCGCGTGAAGCGGCGCATTGGTTACATGTCGCAGAAGTTCGCTCTCTTCGAAGACATGACCGTCGACGAGAACTTGCGTTTCTACGCCGGCGTCTACGACCTCCCTGCCGAGAAGTTCGCATCCCGGCGCGCTTACGTGCTGGAAATGGCCGATCTCATCGGCCGCGAAAGCGAACTCACGGCGAACCTCTCCGTGGGTTGGCGTCAACGCCTCGCACTGGGAGCGGCGACGATCCACGAACCGGAACTCCTGTTCCTCGACGAGCCCACCAGCGGCGTCGATCCTGTCGCGCGGCGGCAGTTCTGGGACCTGCTTTACGACCTCGCGAGCAAGGGCACCACGCTCTTCGTGACCACGCACTACATGGAGGAAGCCAGCCATTGCAACCGCCTCGCCTTCATCTACCGCGGCCGAATCATCGCCGAAGGCACGCCCCACGAGATTCGCACCGACTTCATGATGCAGCGCATCCTCGAAGTCGCCGTCGGAGACACGGATTCGGTGCTCGAATGGCTCGAAACTGCCGAGGGAGTCGAGGAAGCGTACTTGTCCGGAGCGCTGCTACACGCCGTCATCGCCGAGGAGATACGAGGCGACGGCCCCTCCTCGGCAGCCGCGTTCGCAGACCGGCTACACGATGCGGGATTCGTTGACGCGCGAGTCGCGACTGTAGAACCCACAATTGAGGACGTGTTCGTGAACCTGGTTTCCCGCGAGAGGGCTGCGTCGGGGCCCTAGGCTTCGCGCAGCGCCGCTTGGGTGGATCCCGCTGCTGCTACAAGTACCCCACCGACGCCGAGGGCTGCGGCCAGCCAGGCTATGGGCATCCTCTCGGCAAGGGCACCAACGATGACGGTTCCTAATACCATTGCAATGCGCGTCAGTGTGGTGATCGCAGCCATGACTCTGCCTCGCACGGCTTCGTTGGAATGCGTCTGGTACAACGTCGTTGCCGGGATGAAGAAGTACATGTTCGCGATACCTGCGGCCAGAAGAAACGCCATAGCGATCCAGATGTTGTAGGCCAAGGCGACCAGCCCCACCGCGACACCCATTCCGGCCACGCCGCTCAAGAACTTCGTGCCCGCCCGGCCCATGCCGCCTCGTGCGATCAGGACTGACCCTGCCAAGATACCAACAGCGATCGCGGCATCGAGCATCGCAAGACCCGTGGCCCCAGCCTGATAGCGTTCAAGTGCAAGGGCGTAGCATAGGGCGACCGACGCCTGCCCAAGCATGGCTGTGAACACGTAGAAGCCGGAGAGCTCCCGAAGGAGGTCGTGATGCCAGATCGAGCGCAATCCCTCGGTCAGCTCGGCATAGATGCCGACATGGGGGAGAGGTGCGGCCACTACCGGCCTGCGATGACGGATGAGGCTGATGCACACCGCCGAGAAGGCGAATGTCGCCGCATCGATCCCAAAGGCCCACGAATAGCCAATCGTCGCTACCACGACGCCGCCGATGGCGAGCCCCACAAGTTCGGCGACCGCTTCAGAGGCATTGTCAAGCGAGTTGGAAGCCATCAAGTCGCGCGAGTTCACGATCTCAGGAATGAGCGCACGTTTGGCGGGGGTGAACAGCAGTGAGACTGCGGAAGCCACAAACGCCAGCGCGTACGCCCACCCTATGCCGAAGTGAACGACGAATGGAATAGCAAGAACCACGACCATGCGAATCAAATCGGCGGCGATCATGACTCGGCGGCGGTCCAGCCGATCCACGAGAACGCCCGCCACGAGTCCGAAGAGAGCGGCCGGCAAGAGAACGATCCCAAGCATGATGCCCATCTGGAGCATCGAACCGGTGAGCGAGTACACCATGAGCGCCATGGCGATCTGGTTGATCCTATCGCCAGCAACCGAAACGATCTGCCCGATCCAAAGGGATCGGTAGTCCGCCACTCCCAGCGGTGAGAATGTCTTCGAGATCACGTAAGTCCCCCTCGTTTTCGTCGGGTGATCTTACTTGCCTTTAGACGCCCCCGCATCCGACAAGTGCTGCCCGTGCTGCTATTACACCACTGACACTCGATTGCACCAAGCCACGCGTGAGCCCTGCACCATCACCGATCGCAAAGAGGCCTCCGACGGCAGTCTCAAGAGCCTGATTCACCTCAACACGCGAGGAGTAGAATTTCACTTCGACACCGTACAGCAAAGTCCCCGGTCCTGCGATACCCGGCGCGATTGCCTCCATCGCTTCCAGGAACTCCACGATATCCGTCATGTGGCGATACGGAAGCACCGCTGAGAGATCGCCGGCCGTCGCGTGCTCAAGAGTGGGTTCCACTTGAGCCTGGGCGATGCGTTCGGGAGTCGACCGTCGTCCAACCTTCAGGTCGGCGAATCGCTGAACGAGAATACCGCCGCCCAGCAAGTTGGCCAGCTTCGCGATGGAACGGCCGTATGCAATCGGATCCCGGAACGGCTCGGTGAACCTCTGGCTGACGAGCACCGCGAAGTTGGTGTATGGGGTCTTTTCCTCGGCATAGGAATGCCCGTTGACCGTGACGACGTCTCCATAGCTTTCTGTCGTGACCTCGCCGGACGGATTCATGCAGAAGGTGCGAACGACGTCCCCAAACGTCTTTGTGCGATATATGAGCTTCGCCTCATAAAGCGCGTCAGTCAGGCGTTGCATTATCGGAGCAGGACACTCAACACGTACTCCTATGTCGACCGCGTTGTTCACGAGTCCGATCCCGAGGAGGCGCATCTGTCCGGCAAGCCAGTCGGCGCCCTCGCGCCCCGGCGCGACGATGACCCGATCCGCCTCCGCAAACTCACCCGGCGAGAGTTCGATCCCCGTCACATGCCCGTCTTGCACCACGATTCGAGTGACGGGGCATTCGGTGCGAACCGTCACTCCCGCCTGCTTGAGGTAGTTCATCATCGCGTCGAGCACCTGCGGCGAACGGTCGCTCCCCATGTGCCGTATACGCATCGGAATGAGCCTCATGCCAGCCGTCGCAGCTTCGCTCTCCAGCTTTACCGCGGTGTCGGAATCAGGTCCGTACACCTTCGGTGACGCACCGAACTCCAGCCAGATGCGGTCAGCGTACTCAACGAGTGACTGAAGTTCACTGTTCGAAATGTACTCGCCGAGCCACCCGCCCACCTCGGTGGTGAGCGTCAGTTTGCCATCCGAGAAAGCGCCTGCTCCACCCCATCCAGTCATGATGTCGCAGGTCTTGCAGCCGGCGCACGCTGTCCTGCGCGCCGGACAGCGGCGCTTTGCGATCGCGCGCCCCTTCTCAACGACGAGAACGTTCGTGATTCCGGAGCGCACCAACTCAATCGCCGAGAAGATGCCCGCCGGACCAGCGCCGACCACGATCACGTCATAGGTGGAAACCGGCACGTGTGCCTCCTTGGAACTTCCGCAAGACTGTTGCTGGGTCATTGCCCTACATGGGTCTATTGGGAACCGAAACGAACTTGACGAAGCGATCCAGGAAGGCGAGCTGTATCAAGCCTGTCGGCCCATTTCTGTGCTTAGCGACAATCAGTTCCGCCGAACCGAGAGGAGGCCTGTCTTCGCTGGTGTCTTTTGGATCGGTGTTGCGGTCGATGAACATGACCACGTCGGCATCTTGCTCGATTGCACCCGACTCTCGCAGGTCGGAAAGCTGCGGGCGCTTGCCAGCGCGCTGCTCGACAGCACGCGACAGCTGCGACAGAGCGACGATGGGGACCTTGAGTTCTTTGGCGAGTATCTTGAGTCCCCTGGATATCTCGGCGATCTCGGTCTGACGGTTTTCGTTCCGGCGATTCTGCGGCTGCATGAGCTGCAAGTAGTCGACAACGATGAGGCCTTTGGGTTTGTCCCTGAGCTGTCGGCGGGCTTTCGCGCGCAGTTCAAGGATCGAGATGGACGGCGTGTCGTCAACCCAGAAGTCGAGGTTAGCGAGCTTGCCCATCGCCGTGTGGATCGCGTGCCAGTCTGAGTCTTTCACGTATCCGGTGCGAACGTCTTGGAGATTGATTCTGGCTTCCGAGCACAACACGCGCTGGACCAGCTGCTCAGCTCCCATTTCCAGCGAGAACACGGCCACGGCCGTGCCTTGCTTGGCGGCACCTACCGCCATGTTGAGGGCGAGGGCGGTCTTACCCACTGACGGGCGTGCGGCGAGGATGATCAGATCGCCCGCATGCAGGCCGGCCAAGAGCCTGTCGAGATCTTCGAATCCTGTCGGCACTCCCGTGACATGCTGCTTGGCTTCGGCGAGATCCTCGAGTTCTTTGTAGGAGATCTTGAGCAGGTCGTTGATGTACTTGAAGTTGCTTTGAACTCGCTTGTTCGTAACGTCGAAAACTAGCTTCTCGGCATCGCCGACGACGGCATCGAGGTCGTCGGGCGCGTCGTAGCCGAGTGCCACGATCTGCGTGCCCGCACCGATCAACTGCCTGAGCATCGACGTGCGCTTCACAATCTCGGCGTAGCGCGGCCAGTTCGCAGCCGTGGGCACGACACCCGTGACGTCGAGCAGGTACGGCTTGCCGCCTGCGGCCTCTAGGTCTCCGACGGCCTCGAGCCGATCTGCCACCGACAGGTGGTCCACCGGAACCGACCGCGCGTAGAGGTCGCTCATCGCCGAGAAGATGCGTGAGTGGGCCGGACGATAGAAGTCTTCCGGATGCAGAAGCGCCAAGGCACCTTCGACCGCCTCGGCCGACAGAAACATCGCGCCGAGCGTAGCCTGTTCCGCTTCGAGATTGTGAGGAGGTACCCTGTCGGCGGCCACTGCCGCACGCATGCGGACGCCTCTGTCCATTGTGTCAGCCAAGGTAGAGACTCCCTCCCACGAGTGTGCCCATCACGCGCTTGCGCGTACGTATGGATGATATGCGAGCGCAGTGACATTTTCTTGGCTGCATATCTGCATCCACAGGGCTAAGTGGACAGGACTGCAGGTCTGACCTGCGGATGAACGAGTTATCCACAGTGTCCACCAGTTACCGGCGGACTTGCAGACACGCAAAGGCGGCGCCGCCCAAAATGGGGCTGCGCCGCCGTTTGTTCGCGCCGGGGACCTTCCAGAAGCCGAGAGTTACTCGACTTCGGCAGCCTGCTCGGCGGTCTCTTCGACGATCTCAACGTGTGCTTCGCCATCAGCATCAACGCCTTCGACTTCCGCGACGGCCGTCACGGGGACCTCGGGGGCCTTATAGCCTTCGGGCACAACGTTGACAGTGACCTGCGCCTTGATGTCACGGTACAGAGCGACTTCGACCACGTGGGGCCCGACCGCCTTGATTTGTCCGTGGGTCTCGATCTGACGGCGATCGATGTCGATGCCCAAGGTTGTGCTGATCGCGGCTTGAATCATCGTGGTGGTGACGGAGCCAAAGAGGCGACCTTCGTCGCCGACCTTCGCTTCAACATTGATGACCTTATCGCCCAGACGCTCGACGAGGCTGTTCGCCCCTTCGCGGCGTTGATCCTCGCGCACGCGGATGTTCTTACCGCGCTGCTCGAGCTGCTTCAGGTTCCCGGCAGTCGCCTCAATGGCGAACTTGCGCGGAAACAGATAGTTGACCGCAAAACCGTTGGCGACGTCGACGACATCACCCTCGCTTCCGCGACCTTTGAGTTCCTGCAATAGGATGACCTTCATTGTTACTCCTCTAAGTCGCCGAACGGTATACCGCCCGGACGGCAGTTCAGCCTAGCGATCCGACACTTCGTGCTCCGGCGCCGACGGGGTGAAACCGTCACGCGGCAGCCGTCGGAAGTTGAACCAGAAATCCACCAGCCCGGTGAAACTCACCGCAAGGGTCAGCGCGTCGAGCACCGCAAACCCGACAAGTCCAAACACCCGGCCGACAGATGAGATGCCGACCTTCTCAAGCACTGCGGCCATTACGCTCAGCCCTTGGATGAACAGGAAGGGCCATGCGCAGAGCAACAGGTTTGTCCCGACGGTCCCCATGGCGGCAGCCATCGGTATCGAACTGTATGACGCCGCCAACAAGAACAGGCCGGAGACAAAAGCCCACAGAATATGTGGAGTAAGATCCAGCTGCTTCAGAGACGGGATCTCAATCGGCTGCTCCAGTTTCTTCGCGCTCCAACCTACGACCATGATCGTGATGACGCCGACAAACACAGCCTCACGAAAGTACCATCCCGGCCAAATCGTGCCGAAGAGCCTCGCTGCAGAGCTCAACTGTGAAAGCAGCTCGGCACTCGCAGAAGACCCGAGTCCCTTGCCGAACTCATCGAACAACGTCGCGATCTGAACCGAAACCGTAGTACCCACCAATCGCGCGGCCAAGGCGGAAACACCTACGGTTGCCGCCGCCAATACCCCGATCAGTACGACCGCGATCCTCTGCACGCTTGTGCGCGGCAGCATGAGCACCGTGAAGAACACCGCAAGCACCACGGGAATCACAAACACGGCGCTGACCGGACTCATTGCGATAGCCGCCACGCTGCCGACAACCGCACCGAACACAGCCGCGCTCAGACGGTCCTGATACACGAGCCCGGCCACTCCGGCTGCCGCGATCGGCACCCCGACATATGGCAACATCGGCGCAAGGACAACGCCGAATATCGTGGCCACGGAAAGCAGCAACGTGTCGAACATGCGTGTAGAACTGGTCTTCACTTCAGGAATTACCTGCCACCCCTGCGATCGATGCGGCCGCTGATGACCGGCACGGTATAGGGAACGAGCGCCATCTCACGAGCGCGCTTGATCGCCATCGAAAGAGAATGCTGGTGCTGGGCGCATGTGCCTGACACACGACGAGGCTTGATCTTGCCACGGTCGGTCATGTACTTGCGAAGCAACTGCACATCCTTGTAGTCGATGTACTCAGAGTGATCCTTGCAAAACTGGCAATACTTGCGCCGAGGCTTGCGTGCAAAATCGGACATGTTTTTGACCTCCTTCCGCGATTTTCGTAGTCGCGGTACGTGCGAATCGGTACGCGCCCGAGGGGAGGGCGCGCCTTGGTTTCCCTAGAACGGAATATCGTCCTCGAAGACAGGAGCGGGTGCAGGTGCAGGTGTCGGAGCGCTGTAGGAGCCGCGATCACCACTGCCGCCACCCTCGCCACGAGGGGTCATGAACTCGATATCGTCAGCGACGACTTCGATCTTGCTGCGCTTGTCGCCGCTATTCTTGTCGGTCCATTGGCTCCAGCGGAGCTTGCCCTCGACGAAGACCTTCGATCCCTTCGAGAGAAAACGCGACAGCGACTCACCACGGGCTCCGAAGACGACTACATCGACGTAGTTCGGAAAATCCTCCCACTCGCCGGACTGAGCGTTCTTGCGACGGTCGTTGACAGCCACGCCCATCTGCAGAATGGCCATGCCGCCGCCGGTTGAACGGAGTTCCGGGTCGCGGGTGAGGTTCCCGCTTATGCAAACGCGATTGATGCTCATTTGAAAACCACCTTCTGACGTAAGCGGAATAGGGACACCGTCCGAATCCGCTGATGCCGGCCGAGAACGAGGACTAGTCTTTGTCCTCGCGCTGTAGGAGCATGAAGCGGATCACAGGATCGGTAATTCGCAGCACGCGGTCCAGCTCGGCAACTTTGGCCGGTGCGGTGTGGAAATCGAAGAGAACGTAGTCCCCCTCGGCAACCTTGCCGATCTCAAAGGCCAGCTTGCGCTTGCCCCACGAGTTGACGGCATCCACCACACCCCCGTCGGCGGTGATGACGCCCTGGACCTTGTCCAGAACGCCCGCGCGGGTCTCTTCGTCGAGAGAGGGGTTGAGCAGAAGCAATAGTTCGTAAGCCTTCACTTTGTCACCTCCCTTGGGCTGAAGGTCGGCCCCGGGACCGTGAAGGCAGCTGCCCGGAGCAGGAAATGAGCCTGTGGAGTGTATCACTGGCCCGCCACTGCCGCAACATCGTCGCTTAAGGCACTGACAGGAACCTGAACGGTACCTTTCCGCTTCCCGCGCCAGAGCGGCCAGAGCGCTCCCAGGGCGAATAGAACCGCCAGCAGCGTCAGCGACACAGTGCGCACGCCGCCCCTCACCGCACTCAACGCCTTGGATGCAAGATTATCGAGGCATTCCCTCACGACCTCATACGCCGACGCCTGCTCCCCCGCCGAGCCGGCAACGCCTGCGGGCACTGCCACAGGGACCGAACCGACAGCGCCGGCGGGCACGCTCGAGCCGGCAACTGTCACGCCGGGCGCAAGCACATCTCCCGCGCTCGCAGTTCTTGATGCGGCGCCCGCCGTTTCCACGGGTACGGCCGCCGCGCTCGGCGCTGGGCTTCCTGCCACCGCCGAGCTGGCGCTGCCAGCCTGAGCGGTGTTCCCAGCTGCGGCAGCCGCAGGCTGACTGCCGGGCTGCGGCGTCGCTACGGCCGGAGGAGCCATCACGCTCATGGGGTCGAGATACAAACCGTTGCGGCGCAATCCAACATGCACATGGGAGATCGTCGTAGAAGGGTCTCCTTCGCCGGCAATGATGCCCAGCACTGCGCCCTCGGCGACCTGCTCTCCTTTCACGACTGTCACCGACCTGAACGGGAACAGCGTGACATCGCCTTTCTCGGTGGCAAGCGTCACGGCAAGCACTGTGCCTCCGCCGGGACCCGGTATGCGGCCTACGAAGGTCACACTCCCCCCGAACGGCGCGCAGACTCCCGCGCCATCCTCGGCGGCCACATCAGCTCCCGTGTGGGTGCTCGATGAACCATCGGCAGCCGAGTAGGCGCCCCCAAACGCGCACGTCACTGTACCGGCACGCTGGAGCGGCCAACCCGCATACGCAGGCGCCGGCTGTCCGACAGTCGCCGCCACTGCAAGAATGCATGCGAAAAAAGCCACGGCGCGGGCGCTGAATCTGCGACCGGGTAGCGGAACCGCCCCCGCCCTCGTTCTGATCTTTGACACCATTCGAACCACTCCTGCCTTTGTCGGCAAGAGGGGGAGTCTCTTGAGGCACTATACGAACATATGTTCTACACCGACTGCGAACGCCTGTAAAGTGCCTCGGCAAAACAAAAGACCGCCCGAGGGACCGGGCGGCCGAGTCGTACTCTTGGAGCGGGTGACGGGATTCGAACCCGCAACATTCAGCTTGGGAAGCTGACGCTCTACCATTGAACTACACCCGCACGCTGGGAGAGTGTATCCCAGCCCTGAGCGATGCTGCAACGAGAAAACGTCGTCAGCAGTGTTGCCGGCGACGTTTTCGCAGCGTGCAGTGAAAAACGAGCTACTTGCCGATCTTGAACATCTTCGTGCCACACTCGGGGCATGTGCCCTGGGTGGCCGGACGCCCGTTCTTCATGGTGATTTCCTGAGGATCCTTGATCTCCCTCTTGCTCTTGCACTTCACGCAGTAGCCTTCTTTAGCAGCCATTCGCGCAATCACCTCCTTGACGATGTGATCGTGTCTTCAACGTTGCACACAATCCCGTGCTGTCCAGTACGATCTTTCCCCCAACAAATGGCTCGTGCAACCATTCAAGTCTACCTATTCCGCGGTATTTGTCACGCCCCGTCATTTCTGGCGCTCTCCTCGGCGGAGTCTCCACGCCGTCGAAGGACGCGCGCTCCCCACGCAAGCGCCGCCGAGCACACCACGACGAGACCGCCCCAAACCGCGGCACCTGTTGCCCAGAAAGGCTCGGGGAAGGTCTGAATGAGCAGGGAATCGGCAGGAAACTCCCAGTTGCCCGCCGAGAAAAACACTCCGTGAAAAGCTCGGAAAAACGCATCAAAGTCGACCAGCCCTGCCAGCGCGCCAAGAACGATGCAACCGACACCTGTGATCGCAGCCACGCTCATCGCCGAGGCGATCGCGGTCCTGTCACGCCGAGACCACCTCACCGCAATCCATATCATCGCCAGCACCGCCGGCACCGCGGTAGCCCAACGCGCCCCCACCAGTACGCGGCGCACATCGAGCAGGTGCGAGACCGCATCGGCGTCGAATCCGGATCGTCCATCCACCGTCGCAGGCAACGTGGTCGCTTCGTCGTTGACAACGAAGTCTCGCACCTGCTCGGCGACGGCCGAAATTCGATCCCGAGACAGGCCCGCTTGCGCGGCGAGGGAGTACTGCGACGACAAGACCCGCGTGAAAGCGGGCGTGAACAGAGGCAGAATGGTGAGTCCGAGAACCGCGAATGCGATGAGCGCACCAACGACCCCTGCTTGCACCCTGCGCACGCTAGTCCTCCATCATGGAGAGCAACTCATCGTCGCGAACTGGAGGAATCAGTGCCGAGGCGACCACAACGCGGTCCCCACCCATCTCGACGGCGGCGGCCAGCGCTCCGTCGGCGGCATCGAGCAGCTCGTCGGCCGTCACCCCGTCGTCGGGAAGCGATGCCACCCCGATCGAGACCGTGACTCCGACGTCGTCGACGCGCGCGGCGGCAATCCCCGATCGCAGGCACTCGGCAAGCGCAGCGGCATCCTCTGCACCTGGGGCCCCACGGGCTTCCGCCCTCTCGGCGAGCAGCACTGCGAACTCCTCGCCACCGAGGCGTGCCACGAGGTTCGCGGTCACCATCTCGTCGCCCGCCAGACCAACGCACCGCGTGATCTCGGCGGCTATGCGCCTCAGGAGAAGATCACCGCGCTCGATGCCAAAGCGGCGGTTGAATTCGCCAAAGTTGT is a window encoding:
- a CDS encoding ABC transporter permease, which gives rise to MKSAAVRIGAIARKEFKHLIRDPRILAAVLIVPIVQLLLFAYAISFDVKNVPTVVLDQDKTPASRQYVQAYQSSEFFNVLGEVADLSAVDRQFDRNLARIAVVIPSGFERALASGEKAQVAVLIDGSEPNSAQIGQAYTVALNRVYGQKMLFAWADRQGLDVTQFGQLQAQVRTWYNPEKRSSDFLIPGLMVVIIMIVTVQQTAVTLVRERDQGTQEQLAVSPLRRVELMVGKLLPWTVLAFLDMGAITAVGIGVFGVPLRGSVAFLSVSAIVFVAAALGMGLIISALAPSLETANITALLISFLPAFMLSGFAFPLESIPRVLQWVSYAFPGRYMIAISRGVFLKGAGFAELWPQLLYLSIFAIVVTTIASVLYGRRSQ
- a CDS encoding ABC transporter permease; amino-acid sequence: MSLKRIRLLIWKEFVQLRRDPLLLRLLLLMPVAQLIFFGYVVAADVRNLPTAVVDLDHSSVSRQLESSFSSSGYFVIKAHPAAEGDLQPLLDRGDIAVALVIPEGTQARIDRGETASIGIIVDGSDSKTASVGSSYAAQIVAAFNQERIAAQGITLSAPGIDARVRVVFNPTLRAVNTMIPGLIAAILMISMMAIMSQAVVRERERGTLEQMFVTPIGRGEYLIGKVTPYMIIAVAQMALVALIGRYWFRVPFNGQLAVVIVGLGLFMLTSVGLGLLVSLVSRTRQQAQQTVMFILIPTMVLSGFIFPIESMPAEVVPLTYLIPLRYALTVLRGAFVKGSGFEALAVPLIAMTVFSAVIFCAAIVATRKRLSE
- a CDS encoding ABC transporter ATP-binding protein — translated: MTPATNNLHGTTPNPEAAISVRGLTKRFGRFTAVDGIDFDVARGEVFGFLGPNGCGKTTTIRMLTGTIAPQSGSALVLGDDVIAKPERVKRRIGYMSQKFALFEDMTVDENLRFYAGVYDLPAEKFASRRAYVLEMADLIGRESELTANLSVGWRQRLALGAATIHEPELLFLDEPTSGVDPVARRQFWDLLYDLASKGTTLFVTTHYMEEASHCNRLAFIYRGRIIAEGTPHEIRTDFMMQRILEVAVGDTDSVLEWLETAEGVEEAYLSGALLHAVIAEEIRGDGPSSAAAFADRLHDAGFVDARVATVEPTIEDVFVNLVSRERAASGP
- a CDS encoding MFS transporter, with translation MISKTFSPLGVADYRSLWIGQIVSVAGDRINQIAMALMVYSLTGSMLQMGIMLGIVLLPAALFGLVAGVLVDRLDRRRVMIAADLIRMVVVLAIPFVVHFGIGWAYALAFVASAVSLLFTPAKRALIPEIVNSRDLMASNSLDNASEAVAELVGLAIGGVVVATIGYSWAFGIDAATFAFSAVCISLIRHRRPVVAAPLPHVGIYAELTEGLRSIWHHDLLRELSGFYVFTAMLGQASVALCYALALERYQAGATGLAMLDAAIAVGILAGSVLIARGGMGRAGTKFLSGVAGMGVAVGLVALAYNIWIAMAFLLAAGIANMYFFIPATTLYQTHSNEAVRGRVMAAITTLTRIAMVLGTVIVGALAERMPIAWLAAALGVGGVLVAAAGSTQAALREA
- a CDS encoding FAD-binding protein; the protein is MTQQQSCGSSKEAHVPVSTYDVIVVGAGPAGIFSAIELVRSGITNVLVVEKGRAIAKRRCPARRTACAGCKTCDIMTGWGGAGAFSDGKLTLTTEVGGWLGEYISNSELQSLVEYADRIWLEFGASPKVYGPDSDTAVKLESEAATAGMRLIPMRIRHMGSDRSPQVLDAMMNYLKQAGVTVRTECPVTRIVVQDGHVTGIELSPGEFAEADRVIVAPGREGADWLAGQMRLLGIGLVNNAVDIGVRVECPAPIMQRLTDALYEAKLIYRTKTFGDVVRTFCMNPSGEVTTESYGDVVTVNGHSYAEEKTPYTNFAVLVSQRFTEPFRDPIAYGRSIAKLANLLGGGILVQRFADLKVGRRSTPERIAQAQVEPTLEHATAGDLSAVLPYRHMTDIVEFLEAMEAIAPGIAGPGTLLYGVEVKFYSSRVEVNQALETAVGGLFAIGDGAGLTRGLVQSSVSGVIAARAALVGCGGV